In Sphingomonas sp. R1, a single genomic region encodes these proteins:
- the map gene encoding type I methionyl aminopeptidase: MTEYVNVTADMPQARSHAIKLHGPEGFEGMRTAGRLAAEILDALVPHVVPGVTTQELDDIVRQMTVAGGGVPATLGYRGYTHSCCISINHVVCHGIPGDRPLKDGDIVNIDVTPLLGGWHGDTSRMYLVGDVPIKARRLVDVTYECLMLGIEQARPGNHLGDISHAIQRHAEKHRYGVVRDFCGHGLGQVFHDAPEVVHVGRPGTGPELRPGMFFTIEPMINIGRPDVKLLDDGWTAVTRDRSLSAQFEHSIGITESGCEIFTLSPKGLHQPPY; the protein is encoded by the coding sequence ATGACCGAATATGTGAACGTCACCGCGGACATGCCGCAGGCGCGCAGCCATGCCATCAAGCTGCATGGCCCCGAAGGCTTCGAGGGCATGCGCACAGCGGGCCGGCTTGCCGCCGAAATTCTCGACGCGCTGGTGCCGCATGTCGTGCCGGGCGTGACGACGCAGGAGCTGGACGACATCGTCCGCCAGATGACGGTTGCCGGCGGCGGCGTGCCCGCGACGCTCGGCTATCGCGGCTATACCCATAGCTGCTGCATCTCGATCAACCATGTCGTCTGCCACGGCATCCCGGGCGACCGCCCGCTCAAGGACGGTGACATCGTCAATATCGACGTCACCCCGCTGCTCGGCGGCTGGCATGGCGATACCAGCCGCATGTATCTGGTGGGCGACGTGCCGATCAAGGCGCGCCGGCTGGTCGACGTGACCTATGAATGCCTGATGCTCGGCATCGAACAGGCCCGGCCGGGCAACCATCTGGGCGACATCAGCCACGCCATCCAGCGCCATGCCGAAAAGCATCGCTACGGCGTGGTCCGCGATTTCTGCGGCCACGGCCTCGGCCAGGTGTTCCACGATGCGCCCGAGGTGGTGCATGTCGGCCGCCCCGGCACGGGTCCGGAGCTTCGCCCGGGCATGTTCTTCACCATCGAGCCGATGATTAATATCGGCCGCCCCGACGTGAAGCTGCTCGACGACGGCTGGACGGCGGTGACGCGCGACCGCTCGCTTTCGGCGCAGTTCGAACATTCGATCGGCATTACCGAGAGCGGCTGCGAGATCTTCACGCTCAGCCCCAAGGGCCTGCACCAGCCGCCGTACTGA
- a CDS encoding threonine aldolase family protein, with amino-acid sequence MTTEAQQFASDNYAGICPEAWAAMEAANRGHAPAYGDDRWTHTAADAFRTLFETDCEVFFAFNGTAANSLALAALCQSYHSVICSAAAHVETDECGAPEFFSNGSKLLVAQSADGKLTPEAVRAVATSRSDIHFPKPRVVTITQPTETGQVYTIEQVQALSAVCRELGLKLHMDGARFAHAVATLGCDPADITWRAGVDVLCFGGTKNGMAVGEAVLFFDRALAQDFDYRCKQAGQLASKMRFLAAPWVGMLENGAWLRNATHANACAQRLAGQIEGLPGIELMFPVEANGVFVRAPEPVLEGLRARGWRFYTFIGGGARFMFAWDADPARVDQLAADIRAASGTTALAA; translated from the coding sequence GTGACCACCGAAGCCCAGCAATTCGCCAGCGACAATTATGCCGGAATCTGCCCCGAAGCCTGGGCAGCGATGGAAGCCGCCAATCGCGGCCACGCGCCCGCCTATGGCGACGATCGCTGGACCCACACCGCAGCGGATGCCTTCCGCACGCTGTTCGAAACGGACTGCGAGGTGTTCTTCGCCTTCAACGGCACCGCGGCCAATTCGCTGGCGCTGGCGGCGCTCTGCCAATCCTATCACAGCGTGATCTGCTCGGCCGCCGCGCATGTCGAGACCGACGAATGCGGCGCGCCCGAATTCTTCTCGAACGGCTCCAAGCTGCTTGTCGCGCAGAGCGCCGACGGCAAGCTGACGCCCGAGGCCGTGCGCGCGGTGGCGACCAGCCGCTCCGACATCCACTTCCCCAAGCCGCGCGTGGTGACGATCACCCAGCCGACCGAGACCGGCCAGGTCTACACGATCGAGCAGGTGCAAGCCCTCTCCGCGGTCTGCCGCGAGCTCGGCCTCAAGCTGCACATGGACGGCGCTCGCTTCGCCCACGCCGTGGCGACGCTCGGCTGCGATCCGGCCGACATCACGTGGCGCGCGGGCGTCGACGTGCTGTGCTTCGGCGGCACCAAGAACGGCATGGCGGTGGGCGAAGCCGTGCTGTTCTTCGATCGCGCGCTGGCGCAGGATTTCGATTACCGGTGCAAGCAGGCCGGGCAGCTTGCCTCCAAGATGCGCTTCCTCGCGGCGCCCTGGGTAGGGATGCTGGAGAACGGCGCCTGGCTGCGCAACGCAACCCACGCCAATGCCTGCGCGCAGCGACTGGCGGGGCAGATCGAGGGCCTGCCCGGTATCGAATTGATGTTCCCGGTAGAGGCGAACGGGGTGTTCGTCCGCGCGCCCGAGCCGGTGCTGGAAGGGCTGCGCGCCCGCGGCTGGCGCTTCTACACCTTCATCGGCGGCGGCGCGCGGTTCATGTTCGCCTGGGATGCCGATCCGGCGCGGGTGGACCAGCTGGCCGCCGATATTCGCGCCGCGAGCGGCACGACGGCGCTGGCGGCCTGA
- a CDS encoding ferredoxin--NADP reductase: MTVDTRAPALLPEHPAFATAKVLWVRHWNEHLFSFAIERPASFRFRSGEFVMIGLQGENDKPLMRAYSVASPSWAEELEFLSIKVQDGPLTSKLQKIVPGDDIYLGKKPTGTLVADALLPGKRLFLLSTGTGLAPFLSVARDPDIYERFEQVVTVHSVRRVSDLAYHDELAGKLAEDPLIGEQAAAQFHYVPTVTREPFHTSERIGALIENGKLFDGVPGEAALNPETDRIMLCGSMDMIRDFAALLEGKGFKEGSNNAPGDFVIERAFVG, from the coding sequence ATGACCGTCGACACGCGCGCGCCCGCGCTGCTCCCCGAGCATCCCGCTTTCGCCACCGCCAAGGTGCTGTGGGTGCGCCACTGGAACGAGCATCTGTTCAGCTTCGCGATCGAGCGTCCGGCCAGCTTCCGCTTCCGCTCGGGCGAGTTCGTGATGATCGGCCTGCAGGGCGAGAACGACAAGCCGCTGATGCGGGCCTATTCGGTCGCCAGCCCGTCCTGGGCCGAGGAACTCGAGTTCCTTTCGATCAAGGTGCAGGACGGCCCGCTGACCTCGAAGCTGCAGAAGATCGTGCCCGGCGACGACATCTATCTCGGCAAGAAGCCGACCGGCACGCTGGTCGCCGACGCGCTGCTGCCGGGAAAGCGGCTGTTCCTGCTGTCGACCGGGACCGGCCTCGCGCCGTTCCTCAGCGTCGCGCGCGATCCCGACATCTATGAGCGGTTCGAGCAGGTGGTGACGGTGCACAGCGTGCGCCGGGTGAGCGACCTTGCCTATCATGACGAGCTGGCGGGCAAGCTGGCCGAGGATCCGCTGATCGGCGAGCAGGCCGCCGCGCAGTTCCACTATGTGCCGACCGTCACCCGCGAGCCGTTCCACACCAGCGAGCGGATCGGCGCGCTGATCGAGAACGGCAAGCTGTTCGACGGCGTCCCCGGCGAGGCGGCGCTCAACCCGGAGACGGACCGGATCATGCTGTGCGGATCGATGGACATGATCCGCGACTTCGCCGCGCTGCTCGAGGGCAAGGGCTTCAAGGAAGGCTCGAACAACGCGCCCGGCGACTTCGTGATCGAGCGCGCCTTCGTCGGCTGA
- a CDS encoding methyl-accepting chemotaxis protein, translating to MLNTPVHLRFLLEWLTDGERNPRTLTLETPLGEAVRCFQDDPTLRLLPVLDGVRRPVGAVFEKDVRRLLLNPFGHALLRNPAYGRRLDTLVRACPMADYAQETRALVDAYAAADGQEGMILTRGGQLFAVISNRRLIQLAAEDQVRAAERQTARARRIEAASERIEAEVGALTVELRHLAATLRSGAAATADRAATNSAAATALAAAVAQSHDNLAAIAAESDALAATLDAIRRDTATARSSAGEAVALVEDSRARTAELDSFAQTVGTVTSVIGEIAGQVNLLALNASIEAARAGEAGRGFTVVAQEVKALAGQVGRAAKSVGAQVGGVRALVDQVTANHARVEQAIRGIAGLSSNIEHAVAEQHHATRSIAVNVNESVSGTRGVRQDIEQVGDTAEAAARNAAAIADLAEGLLGGAEALSDGVERFLTDIRAA from the coding sequence ATGCTGAACACGCCCGTCCACCTCCGCTTCCTCCTCGAGTGGCTCACCGACGGCGAGCGCAATCCGCGCACGCTGACGCTGGAAACCCCCTTGGGGGAGGCGGTGCGGTGCTTCCAGGACGATCCGACCCTGCGACTGCTGCCGGTGCTCGACGGCGTCCGGCGGCCGGTCGGCGCGGTGTTCGAGAAGGACGTGCGGCGGCTGCTGCTCAATCCCTTCGGCCATGCCCTGCTGCGCAACCCGGCCTATGGGCGCCGACTCGACACGCTGGTCCGCGCCTGCCCGATGGCGGACTATGCACAGGAGACCCGCGCGCTGGTGGATGCCTATGCCGCCGCCGACGGGCAGGAAGGGATGATCCTCACGCGCGGCGGCCAGCTGTTCGCGGTGATCAGCAACCGCCGTCTGATCCAGCTCGCCGCCGAGGACCAGGTCCGCGCCGCCGAACGCCAGACCGCGCGCGCCCGCCGGATCGAGGCGGCGAGCGAGCGGATCGAGGCGGAGGTCGGTGCGCTGACCGTGGAGCTCCGCCACCTTGCCGCGACGCTGCGGAGCGGCGCCGCCGCCACCGCGGACCGTGCCGCCACCAACAGCGCCGCCGCCACCGCACTGGCCGCCGCGGTCGCGCAAAGTCATGACAACCTGGCTGCGATCGCAGCGGAATCCGATGCGCTGGCCGCCACGCTCGACGCGATCCGCCGCGATACCGCCACCGCCCGGAGCAGCGCCGGCGAAGCGGTAGCGCTGGTGGAGGACAGCCGCGCACGCACCGCCGAGCTGGATAGCTTCGCGCAGACCGTGGGCACCGTCACCAGCGTGATCGGCGAGATCGCCGGACAGGTGAACCTGCTCGCACTCAACGCCTCGATCGAAGCCGCCCGCGCCGGCGAGGCCGGCCGCGGCTTCACCGTGGTGGCGCAGGAAGTGAAGGCGCTGGCCGGCCAGGTCGGACGTGCGGCGAAGAGCGTCGGCGCCCAGGTCGGCGGCGTGCGCGCACTGGTCGACCAGGTGACGGCGAACCACGCCCGGGTCGAGCAGGCGATCCGCGGAATTGCCGGACTTTCCTCCAACATCGAACATGCCGTAGCCGAGCAGCACCACGCCACGCGCAGCATCGCGGTGAACGTCAACGAAAGCGTCAGCGGCACACGCGGCGTTCGCCAGGATATCGAGCAGGTGGGCGACACCGCCGAGGCCGCCGCACGCAACGCCGCCGCGATCGCCGATCTGGCCGAGGGATTGCTGGGCGGCGCCGAGGCCCTGTCCGACGGGGTCGAGCGGTTCCTGACCGATATCCGCGCGGCGTGA
- a CDS encoding P-II family nitrogen regulator, which yields MKKIEAIIKPFKLDEVKEALHEVGVSGITVTEAKGFGRQKGHTELYRGAEYVVDFLPKVKLEVVVEDTLAERVVEAIAAAAQTGRIGDGKIFVIPVETALRIRTGERNENAV from the coding sequence GTGAAAAAGATCGAAGCCATCATCAAGCCGTTCAAGCTCGATGAAGTGAAGGAAGCGCTGCACGAGGTGGGCGTTTCCGGGATTACCGTCACCGAAGCCAAGGGCTTCGGGCGCCAGAAGGGCCATACCGAGCTCTATCGCGGCGCCGAATATGTCGTCGACTTCCTGCCGAAGGTGAAGCTCGAGGTCGTCGTGGAAGACACGCTGGCCGAGCGCGTGGTGGAGGCGATCGCCGCCGCCGCGCAGACCGGCCGCATCGGCGACGGCAAGATCTTCGTGATTCCGGTGGAAACGGCGCTGCGGATCCGCACCGGGGAGCGGAACGAAAACGCCGTTTGA
- the glnA gene encoding type I glutamate--ammonia ligase produces MANSASDILKMVKDQEIEWIDLRFTDPKGKWQHLTMVASILGEDELTDGLMFDGSSIEGWKAINESDMILKPDLDAVWVDPFSATPMLILVCDIVEPSTGELYARDPRSTAKRAEAYLKTTGIGDTIYVGPEAEFFMFDDVRFENSYSTSYYKIDDIELPGNSGREYEAGNLGHRPRAKGGYFPVAPVDSAVDIRGEMVSTMLEMGLPCDKHHHEVAAAQHELGLTFGTLVTTADRMQIYKYVVHQVAQAYGKTATFMPKPIKEDNGSGMHTHMSIWEKGQPLFAGNGYAGLSETCLYFIGGVIKHAKALNAFTNPSTNSYKRLVPGYEAPVLLAYSSRNRSASCRIPYGTGSKAKRVEFRFPDALANPYLCYSALLMAGLDGIQNKIHPGDPMDKNLYDLPPAELAEVPTVCGSLREALDSLEADFDFLLKGDVFSKDQIEAYIEIKRADVARWEMTPSPVEYDMYYSS; encoded by the coding sequence ATGGCGAATTCGGCCAGTGACATCCTGAAGATGGTGAAGGACCAGGAGATCGAGTGGATCGACCTGCGCTTCACCGACCCCAAGGGCAAGTGGCAGCACCTGACCATGGTCGCCTCGATCCTCGGCGAGGACGAGCTGACCGACGGCCTGATGTTCGACGGTTCGTCGATCGAGGGCTGGAAGGCGATCAACGAGTCCGACATGATCCTGAAGCCGGATCTGGACGCGGTGTGGGTCGATCCGTTCTCGGCCACGCCGATGCTGATCCTGGTGTGCGACATCGTCGAGCCGTCGACCGGCGAGCTTTATGCCCGCGATCCGCGCTCGACCGCGAAGCGCGCCGAGGCGTATCTCAAGACCACCGGCATCGGCGACACCATCTATGTCGGCCCCGAAGCCGAGTTCTTCATGTTCGACGACGTGCGGTTCGAGAACAGCTACTCGACCAGCTACTACAAGATCGACGACATCGAGCTGCCGGGCAACTCCGGCCGCGAATATGAAGCCGGCAACCTCGGCCACCGTCCGCGCGCCAAGGGCGGCTATTTCCCGGTCGCGCCGGTCGACAGCGCCGTCGACATCCGCGGCGAGATGGTCTCGACCATGCTCGAAATGGGCCTGCCCTGCGACAAGCACCACCACGAAGTCGCCGCCGCGCAGCACGAGCTGGGCCTGACCTTCGGCACGCTGGTGACCACCGCCGATCGCATGCAGATCTACAAGTATGTCGTGCACCAGGTCGCGCAGGCCTATGGCAAGACCGCGACCTTCATGCCGAAGCCGATCAAGGAAGATAACGGCTCGGGCATGCACACCCACATGTCGATCTGGGAAAAGGGCCAGCCCCTGTTCGCCGGCAACGGCTATGCGGGCCTCAGCGAGACCTGCCTCTACTTCATCGGCGGCGTGATCAAGCACGCCAAGGCGCTCAACGCCTTCACCAACCCGTCGACCAACAGCTACAAGCGCCTGGTCCCGGGCTATGAGGCGCCGGTGCTGCTCGCCTATTCGAGCCGCAACCGCTCGGCCTCGTGCCGCATCCCGTACGGCACCGGCAGCAAGGCGAAGCGCGTCGAGTTCCGCTTCCCGGACGCGCTGGCCAACCCGTATCTCTGCTATTCGGCGCTGCTGATGGCGGGCCTGGACGGCATCCAGAACAAGATCCACCCGGGCGACCCGATGGACAAGAACCTGTACGATCTGCCCCCGGCCGAGCTGGCCGAAGTGCCGACCGTGTGCGGTTCGCTCCGCGAGGCGCTGGACAGCCTGGAAGCCGATTTCGACTTCCTGCTGAAGGGCGACGTGTTCTCGAAGGACCAGATCGAGGCCTATATCGAGATCAAGCGCGCCGACGTGGCCCGTTGGGAAATGACCCCGAGCCCGGTCGAGTACGACATGTACTATTCGAGCTGA
- a CDS encoding M13 family metallopeptidase — MRLPRLAALLLGTSLLASPALAQTAGKAKYGSWGVDLTTIDRSVKPGDDFFGYALGSWLRDAPFPADKARIGYNYDLPDETEVEIRKLIEDAGTSPSDPVLRQVATYYRAYLDEAGIEARGTAPLQPYLARIDAVQDRRGLELLMADTGYASPIGIGISADPKDPTRYTVMAGQSGLGLPSRDYYLLPGQKYETIRKAYRAYIVKIQQLAGIPDAEAKADAILALETSLAKDHWTPEARRDPQKTYNPMTRAQLAKLAPEFDWNAVLAHQGLAKMPIVVVAETTAVTAAAKRLGDVPLATWKDWLRFRFVSDHADTLPKAFDAASFDFYSRTLRDVQQPSDRWKRGVRQVNGALGEALGKIYAERHWGPAAEALSKELVEDLRAAYAEKIRGAAWMDAPTRKEALAKLAAFEPRIGHPDKYIDYAAMPVSATNPLANDLAAGEFEWKLELSRLGKPVDRTLWGMTPQTVNAYYDPVMNQVTFPAAQLQPPFFDPAADPAVNYGETGATIGHEMGHGFDDEGRQFDATGKLRDWWTAQSAARYTAHAQELVKQFDAYEPIPGTHIKGQLTLGENLADLGGLEVAYAAYRRYVARHGEPQVLDGMTGDQRFFLAYAASWQGKAREGALRAQLLSDPHSPEQYRVNGIVRNMDAWYAAFGVKPGDKLYLAPEARVHVW, encoded by the coding sequence ATGCGTTTACCGCGTCTCGCAGCCCTGCTGCTCGGCACTTCGCTGCTCGCCTCCCCCGCCCTCGCCCAGACGGCGGGCAAGGCGAAATACGGCAGCTGGGGCGTCGATCTCACCACGATCGATCGCAGCGTGAAGCCGGGCGACGACTTCTTCGGCTATGCGCTGGGCAGCTGGCTGCGCGACGCGCCCTTCCCCGCCGACAAGGCCCGCATCGGCTATAATTACGATCTGCCCGACGAGACCGAGGTCGAGATCCGCAAGCTCATCGAGGATGCCGGTACGTCGCCGAGCGACCCCGTGCTGCGCCAGGTCGCGACCTATTACCGCGCCTATCTCGACGAAGCCGGCATCGAGGCACGCGGCACGGCGCCGCTCCAGCCCTATCTGGCGCGCATCGACGCGGTGCAGGATCGCCGCGGTCTCGAGTTGCTGATGGCCGATACCGGCTATGCCAGTCCGATCGGCATCGGCATCTCCGCCGATCCCAAGGATCCCACCCGCTACACCGTGATGGCCGGCCAGTCGGGCCTCGGCCTGCCGAGCCGCGACTATTACCTGTTGCCCGGCCAGAAGTACGAGACGATCCGCAAGGCCTATCGCGCCTATATCGTGAAGATCCAGCAGCTTGCCGGCATCCCCGATGCCGAGGCGAAGGCCGATGCGATCCTCGCGCTGGAAACCAGCCTCGCCAAGGATCACTGGACGCCCGAGGCGCGCCGCGATCCGCAAAAGACCTACAACCCGATGACCCGCGCCCAGCTCGCCAAGCTGGCGCCCGAGTTCGACTGGAACGCCGTGCTCGCGCACCAGGGCCTCGCCAAGATGCCGATCGTGGTCGTGGCCGAGACCACCGCCGTCACCGCCGCCGCCAAGCGGCTGGGCGACGTCCCGCTCGCCACCTGGAAGGACTGGCTGCGCTTCCGCTTCGTCAGCGACCATGCCGACACGCTGCCCAAGGCGTTCGATGCGGCCTCGTTCGACTTCTACAGCCGGACGCTGCGCGACGTGCAGCAGCCGTCGGACCGCTGGAAGCGCGGCGTGCGCCAGGTCAACGGTGCGCTTGGCGAGGCGCTGGGCAAGATCTACGCCGAACGCCATTGGGGCCCGGCGGCCGAAGCGCTGTCGAAGGAACTGGTCGAGGATCTTCGCGCCGCCTATGCCGAGAAGATCAGGGGCGCGGCCTGGATGGATGCCCCCACCCGCAAGGAAGCGCTGGCCAAGCTCGCCGCCTTCGAACCGCGCATCGGCCATCCCGACAAATATATCGACTATGCCGCGATGCCGGTGAGCGCGACCAACCCGCTGGCCAACGACCTTGCCGCCGGCGAGTTCGAATGGAAGCTGGAGCTGTCGCGCCTGGGCAAGCCGGTGGATCGCACCTTGTGGGGCATGACCCCGCAGACCGTGAACGCCTATTACGATCCGGTGATGAACCAGGTGACCTTCCCGGCCGCCCAGTTGCAGCCGCCCTTCTTCGATCCCGCCGCGGATCCGGCGGTAAACTATGGCGAGACGGGTGCCACCATCGGCCATGAAATGGGTCATGGCTTCGACGACGAAGGCCGCCAGTTCGATGCGACCGGAAAGCTGCGCGACTGGTGGACGGCGCAGTCCGCGGCGCGCTACACGGCGCACGCACAGGAACTGGTCAAGCAGTTCGACGCCTATGAGCCGATCCCCGGCACGCACATCAAGGGCCAGTTGACGCTCGGCGAGAACCTCGCCGATCTGGGCGGGCTGGAAGTCGCCTATGCCGCCTATCGCCGCTATGTCGCTCGCCACGGCGAGCCACAGGTGCTGGACGGCATGACCGGCGACCAGCGCTTCTTCCTCGCCTATGCCGCGAGCTGGCAGGGCAAGGCGCGCGAGGGCGCGCTGCGGGCGCAGCTGCTCTCCGATCCGCACAGCCCGGAACAATATCGCGTCAACGGCATCGTGCGGAACATGGATGCCTGGTACGCCGCCTTCGGCGTGAAGCCGGGCGACAAGCTGTATCTTGCGCCGGAAGCGCGCGTGCACGTCTGGTGA
- a CDS encoding class I SAM-dependent methyltransferase, giving the protein MSEAADSTAFIRAHLPVLPVPGVPELVLHKAVPASGVGRLGEAAPYWAYWWAGGLALARYVLDHPEEVAGRRVLDLGAGSGLVGIAALRAGAARVTASEIDAHARVAIGLNAALNHAAIADVVGDVIGGPVPEVDLLLAGDLFYDPAVAARVRPFLDRCLAAGVTIWIGDPWRAPLPLERLTLLASYAVSETGTTKRAGVFAYRAP; this is encoded by the coding sequence GTGAGCGAGGCGGCGGACAGTACCGCCTTCATCCGCGCGCATCTGCCGGTACTGCCGGTACCGGGCGTGCCCGAACTGGTGCTCCACAAGGCCGTGCCCGCCAGCGGGGTCGGACGGCTGGGCGAAGCGGCGCCCTATTGGGCCTATTGGTGGGCCGGGGGCCTGGCGCTGGCGCGCTATGTGCTCGACCATCCCGAGGAGGTGGCCGGGCGGCGGGTGCTGGATCTGGGTGCGGGCTCTGGCCTGGTCGGCATCGCCGCCCTGCGGGCGGGCGCGGCGCGGGTGACGGCGTCCGAGATCGATGCCCATGCACGCGTGGCGATCGGGCTCAACGCCGCCTTGAATCACGCGGCGATCGCGGACGTCGTCGGTGACGTGATCGGCGGGCCCGTGCCCGAGGTGGACCTGCTGCTGGCGGGCGATCTCTTCTACGATCCCGCCGTGGCGGCGCGGGTGCGGCCGTTCCTGGATCGCTGCCTTGCCGCGGGCGTCACCATATGGATCGGCGATCCCTGGCGGGCGCCGCTGCCGCTCGAGCGGTTGACCCTGCTCGCCAGCTATGCGGTTTCGGAAACCGGGACGACGAAACGCGCGGGCGTCTTCGCCTATCGCGCGCCCTGA
- a CDS encoding helix-turn-helix transcriptional regulator — MEVDESRANLSRLVAERGLRLASLSRVLGRNPAYLQQYLRRGSPRALPERDRTRLATYLGIDEALLGGPAPRGLVAVPRIDVAASAGPGGWAEDEVARVPFAFPPGLLRQLGVQPEAASMVRVAGDSMAPTLNDGDEILVDGDQCRPDARGIFVLRADGELLVKRVRSAIGGIELVSDNPAYPVRFVRAGRFVLLGRVAWLGRAL; from the coding sequence ATGGAAGTCGATGAAAGCCGGGCGAATTTGTCGCGACTGGTGGCGGAGCGGGGCCTTCGCCTTGCCAGCCTGTCGCGCGTGCTCGGGCGGAATCCGGCCTATCTCCAGCAATATCTGCGGCGCGGATCGCCGCGCGCGCTGCCGGAACGCGATCGGACGCGGCTGGCCACCTATCTGGGCATCGACGAGGCCTTGCTGGGCGGCCCCGCGCCGCGCGGGCTGGTGGCGGTGCCGCGGATCGACGTCGCCGCCTCGGCCGGGCCGGGCGGGTGGGCGGAGGACGAGGTTGCCCGGGTGCCGTTCGCCTTCCCGCCGGGGCTGCTGCGCCAGCTCGGCGTGCAGCCCGAGGCGGCGTCAATGGTGCGGGTCGCGGGCGATTCGATGGCGCCGACGCTGAACGACGGCGACGAGATCCTGGTCGACGGGGATCAGTGCAGGCCGGATGCACGCGGCATCTTCGTGCTGCGCGCGGACGGGGAGTTGCTGGTCAAGCGGGTACGTTCCGCCATCGGCGGGATCGAGCTGGTCAGTGACAATCCCGCCTATCCGGTGCGCTTCGTCCGCGCGGGCAGGTTCGTGCTGCTGGGCCGGGTGGCATGGCTGGGGCGGGCGCTGTGA
- a CDS encoding TIGR04063 family PEP-CTERM/XrtA system glycosyltransferase: MRVLHLLDHGLPLHSGYAFRTRAILKAQLARGWEVAAVTGPRHGPAPAGEEEIDGLRFFRTRSTSPALPGLSEWREIDAFARRVHQVVQRFRPDVLHAHSPVLCALAGLRVRRWTGVPLLYEIRAFWEDAAVGNGTGREGSLRYRVTRALETHAVRQADAVAVICEGLRGDLIGRGIDPAKIAVSPNGVDMAMFGDPLPHDAALAAALGLAGAETIGFIGSFYDYEGLDVLIAAMPALVAARPTMQLLLVGGGPAEAALRAQATASPVAERIRFLGRVPHDAVERYYSLIDVLVYPRKKMRLTDLVTPLKPLEAMAQQRLVAASDVGGHRELITEGCTGTLFPADDPAALAKALEKVFLARDQWDVRKSQARAYIEAERNWSVNIAVYAGLYENLAIKMA; this comes from the coding sequence ATGCGAGTCCTCCATCTTCTGGATCATGGCCTGCCGCTCCACAGCGGCTATGCATTCCGCACCCGCGCGATCCTGAAGGCGCAGCTGGCGCGTGGCTGGGAGGTGGCGGCGGTCACGGGCCCGCGCCACGGCCCCGCGCCGGCGGGCGAGGAGGAGATTGACGGACTGCGCTTCTTCCGCACCCGCTCGACCAGCCCCGCGCTGCCCGGCCTGAGCGAGTGGCGTGAGATCGATGCCTTTGCGCGCCGGGTGCATCAGGTGGTCCAGCGCTTTCGGCCGGACGTGCTGCACGCGCATTCGCCCGTGCTCTGTGCGCTGGCGGGGCTTCGCGTACGGCGCTGGACCGGCGTGCCGCTGCTCTACGAGATCCGCGCCTTCTGGGAGGATGCTGCGGTCGGCAACGGCACCGGGCGTGAGGGAAGCCTGCGCTACCGCGTCACCCGGGCGCTGGAGACGCACGCGGTGCGCCAGGCCGATGCGGTGGCGGTGATCTGCGAGGGGCTGCGCGGTGACCTGATCGGACGCGGTATCGATCCGGCCAAGATCGCGGTTTCCCCCAACGGCGTCGACATGGCGATGTTCGGCGATCCGCTCCCCCATGATGCCGCGCTCGCCGCCGCGCTTGGGCTGGCGGGGGCCGAGACGATCGGCTTCATCGGCAGCTTCTACGACTATGAAGGGCTGGACGTGCTGATCGCGGCGATGCCGGCGCTGGTCGCCGCGCGCCCGACGATGCAGTTGCTGCTGGTCGGCGGCGGCCCGGCGGAGGCGGCGCTGCGCGCGCAGGCCACGGCGTCGCCGGTCGCCGAGCGGATCCGCTTCCTCGGCCGTGTGCCGCACGATGCGGTGGAGCGCTATTACAGCCTGATCGACGTGCTGGTCTATCCGCGCAAGAAGATGCGGCTCACCGACCTGGTCACGCCGCTGAAGCCGCTGGAGGCGATGGCACAGCAGCGCCTGGTTGCCGCCTCCGACGTCGGCGGTCACCGCGAGCTGATTACCGAAGGTTGCACCGGCACGCTGTTCCCCGCGGACGATCCGGCGGCGCTCGCAAAAGCGCTTGAAAAAGTTTTTCTAGCGCGCGATCAATGGGATGTGCGCAAGTCACAGGCCCGCGCGTATATCGAGGCCGAGCGCAACTGGTCTGTAAATATTGCCGTGTATGCCGGCTTGTATGAAAACCTTGCCATAAAGATGGCATGA